One window of Treponema denticola genomic DNA carries:
- a CDS encoding sigma-54-dependent Fis family transcriptional regulator, which translates to MNKAISVLNKTNPISAEQALELILEALRELVDYELAVVMGFEDKNVLKVRKAIGPLSSKLLDDFTINLNMRKDIARILDERKAFLFDENIPHVDTYDEIMKLPDNHSCLVAPLYIGDKAIGMMTLDHSMCSRFTPEIVRFISTISKLISIAMVQTDASQSLIQRTESLLLERNVLLTASTNVFKDMVGSSRAWTTVLDSIKLVAASDVPVLISGETGTGKEQAARTIHRLSNRAEKPFVPVNCSALVQSLAESEIFGHEKGAFSGAAALRKGRFELADGGTLFLDEVGDLPFDLQPKLLRVLQDGKFERVGGEKPVSVDVRIIAATNVDLAEAVSMGRFREDLLYRLDVFPLRLPPLRERDDDTALLAEHFISDIRKRKGFENTSLSMAAIEKLISMPWHGNVRELKNVVERAAILSQGGEIPAEHLVPGTREFYISNAAKKKPLKPAVNKEAEKDKILPEDIKPFDEAQTEIIQKALSASNGKIYGKDGAAALLNLKPGTLQSKMKKLGIKY; encoded by the coding sequence ATGAACAAGGCTATATCCGTTTTAAATAAAACCAATCCCATCTCTGCCGAGCAGGCATTGGAGCTTATTCTTGAGGCTTTAAGAGAACTGGTCGATTATGAGCTTGCCGTTGTGATGGGCTTTGAGGATAAAAATGTTTTAAAGGTAAGAAAGGCCATAGGCCCGCTTTCTTCAAAATTACTGGACGATTTTACAATTAACTTAAATATGCGCAAAGATATCGCCCGAATTTTAGATGAAAGAAAGGCTTTTTTGTTTGATGAAAACATTCCCCATGTCGATACCTATGACGAAATAATGAAGCTGCCCGACAATCATTCTTGTTTGGTTGCCCCCCTTTACATAGGGGATAAGGCTATCGGAATGATGACCTTGGATCACAGTATGTGTTCCCGCTTTACGCCTGAAATCGTCCGTTTTATATCTACAATTTCAAAACTTATTTCGATTGCTATGGTCCAAACGGATGCATCCCAATCCCTTATTCAAAGAACCGAAAGCCTCCTTCTCGAAAGAAATGTTTTGCTCACCGCTTCGACAAATGTTTTTAAGGATATGGTCGGTTCTTCCCGGGCTTGGACTACGGTTTTAGATTCGATAAAGCTTGTTGCGGCCTCTGATGTGCCGGTTTTAATTTCGGGAGAAACGGGAACGGGAAAAGAACAGGCAGCCCGCACCATTCACAGACTTTCCAACAGGGCCGAAAAACCCTTTGTGCCCGTAAACTGTTCTGCCCTTGTGCAGAGCCTTGCTGAAAGTGAAATTTTCGGGCATGAGAAAGGTGCCTTTTCGGGGGCTGCGGCCTTGCGGAAGGGGCGGTTTGAACTTGCCGACGGCGGCACCCTCTTTTTGGACGAGGTGGGGGACTTGCCCTTTGATTTACAGCCAAAACTTTTGCGTGTTCTTCAAGACGGAAAATTCGAGCGAGTCGGCGGGGAAAAACCCGTTTCTGTGGATGTGAGAATAATAGCTGCAACCAATGTCGATTTGGCCGAGGCTGTTTCGATGGGGCGCTTCCGTGAAGACCTGCTTTACAGGCTGGATGTTTTCCCGCTAAGGCTCCCGCCCTTGAGAGAACGCGATGACGATACGGCTCTTTTAGCCGAGCATTTTATTTCGGATATACGCAAAAGGAAGGGTTTTGAAAACACAAGCCTTTCTATGGCTGCAATCGAAAAACTTATATCTATGCCTTGGCATGGAAATGTCCGCGAGCTTAAAAACGTTGTAGAGCGGGCTGCAATTCTTTCGCAGGGCGGAGAAATCCCTGCCGAACACTTGGTGCCGGGAACAAGAGAATTCTACATTTCAAACGCTGCGAAAAAAAAGCCCCTAAAGCCTGCCGTAAATAAGGAGGCCGAAAAAGATAAGATTTTGCCTGAAGATATTAAACCTTTTGATGAAGCTCAAACCGAGATTATTCAAAAAGCTCTTTCAGCCTCAAACGGAAAAATTTACGGCAAAGACGGAGCGGCTGCTCTTTTAAACCTAAAACCGGGAACCCTTCAAAGCAAGATGAAAAAACTGGGAATTAAATATTAG